Within the Gorilla gorilla gorilla isolate KB3781 chromosome 15, NHGRI_mGorGor1-v2.1_pri, whole genome shotgun sequence genome, the region GGAGTCGTGGGTAGGCAGGCAACCCTCAGGACTCCCTTCTCTCAGGCATCACACAGGCTGTTGCGAATTCAGCACCACCAGCGCTCATCAGAGCAATTTTAAACATCATCCCCACCGGTAATTTTTACTCGTTTCTTTATTAATATAGAAAAGGAGCCCAGGGCAGCTGGACCAGTAGTACAAAGCACCACGAGTTAATACCATTCTGGTGAAAGGGATGGTTTTACAAAAGTGAAGGAGCATGCAGGAGCCTCCAGGTTCTGAGGCCAGGCCCAGCCTACTGCCCAGAACCCCTGAAACAGCTCCCTGGGAAAAAGCTGACAGATGGGTCAGGGGTGGATTGAGCTGGAAACCATGGGGACAGATGGCAGGGATAGAGGGTCATGCAGTGGGAACCACCCAGTGGCTGATAAGGACAGGGAACTTGTGGCTGGAGGCTCCCCACTGGGCCATGGGCaggggcttgcagatggcctcaGCTCTGGGGGCAGGTAGAGAAACTGCAGAGACTCATGGGCATGGAGAACCCAGACATGGCCCTGGGGCTGAAGGGCCTTTCCACCCTCTCTTCACCAGGAGCCACCTTTGCTCTATACTACATATGGGGCTTCAGGGCCCAAGGCACAGGGGAGGCTCAGAGGCCTCCTGATGGGAGGAAGATGGGGCAAGGAAGGAAGCACTTGAGTGTCCCTAGCTTAGGCAGCCAGGGATGAGACACAGGCAGGACAACAGCACCCCCGCATAGTGGGGCTAGAATGTGGGGCAGGGACAGGCTTATCCTCGGCCAGTGACTAGGACCAGCCCCATGGCAATGGTGCCTGTCTCCAGCCTTAGCAAATCAAGTGTGCAACAAGCACAGGGTGTCGGCAGACCTGGGCTCTAGCCTTACAAGCTCTGCCAGAACTTGAATCACACAGAGCTGTATCACCATGGTCCAGCCATGTCCTGCCTTggcctgtttcctcctctgtcaaTGAGGGCTTTGAATAAGACCTTCTAGGTCATGAAAAGGACTCTGCAGGTGAAGGGAACTCCAGGACCTGCTCTTGGCAGTTAACCAGACCCTGGATGGAACTGGTATGGGATGGGGTGAAGTGGGGGATGGAGGAGGAAGGTGTTCTTGCATGGAACCTATCCCCACAAACACTACAGAGCGAGGAAAGGCCACCGGAAGCCCTTCTTTGCCCGGAGGAAGAAAGGCCGCAGAGAGAGTGAATGTGGCTTGGTGCAATCCCTTCACATCCTCCACCATCTGGGTAACACTTGGCAAGGAGTGGATGGGTGGCATCGTGCAACCCTTTATGTTCTTCCCTGGGGGTGGCACTCAAGGCCTCTTGTGGCTTCTGCCTTCAGCCTTCAGTGTGGAGTCAAGAGTGTTCTTTTCACTGTCGTCCTGTTCTGGGAACAGCACAAGACTCTGCCTGGCTGGCACATGTTAGTTGGTGAGGAAAGGACAGAGTGGGTGAGTAAGCAGACAGGGAGGTAAGAGTGACTCTCtggctttctcctcttcctcttcagagAGCGGCTCAATCAACTGAGTCGCAGATCTCCTCCACCACAGCATTGAAGATGTGTGGCTGGTCAGCATAGACATGGTGAGAGGCACCCTTAATCTCCTGTGGAGAGAGAACCCGCAGGGGCGGGATGGCCCTTTATTCCTGGTGCTGGGAAGCCTTCTCGCTATTTCTTTTCCCCTTAGACTTGCTTGCCTGCCACCCACGAGCTCTTATCAGAGATAATGCTCCACCTTTCTCGCTTGGATCTTGGTATTTTCCTTTGACAGCCAATGCTTTCCCATTCTACTTACCTGATGAACATTCACTCTGTCTTTCCTTCCGTGTTAGCCCCACCACTGATCTGCTCATTTAATCCAAAGGTCCAGTAAACCTGGGCCCATGGTTGGCACCCAGCCTCATTAAGCACACTCATTGGCACATGGCGGAGAGGGGTAAGAAAAAAGGGGAGGAGGTGTGGTGCGGAGGCTTCATGGCAGCCTCTGCTATTCACTCTACTGCCCATGGCTCTGGTTTTGGGGTAGAAACTACATGGGGGCTGGAGTAGCAGCAGGTACCTGGCTGCTAGACAAGAACCAGCCTTTTAGCCGAACTGGGCTAAAAGCGGGAAGCACCCTAATGAAGACATtacaataccagcactttgggaggccaaggtgggcggatcacctgaggtcaggagttcgagaccagcctgaccaacatggagaaacctcgtctctattaaaaatacaaaattagctgggcgtggtggcgcatgcctataatcccagctactcgggaggctgaggcaggagaatcgcttgaacccgggaggcggaggttgcagtgagccgagattgtaccattgccctccagcctgggcaacaaaagcgagactccatctcaaaaaaaaaaaaaaagaaaacaaaaaagatattccaaagagagtttccaaacttctcaaatcTACTGCTCTATCTCAGTCTGTccattcctctttctccttgaTCACCCTTCTCTACCCCAAGGCTGAGAGGTGATTGACTCTCAGTTATCATTTCCACTCCTTGGGTGGTGCAACATACCATGTCTCGGACATAGGAATCCGGCCGCTGCATCTTCACCTTTTTTCCCGTACTGGTATCTATCCAGGTGTCGGACCCGTAGATCATGGTGATAGGCACATCTTTTCGAATCAAGTGAATTCGCTCCAGCATAGGGCGCCGGGCCCAGCCAAAGGACTCCATCATGGCTTTGAATGCTGTCTCACCACTGTCATAAGCAAAACAGCAATAAACTCCACAGCAGAATATGTCAACTTGTTGGTCtcttcagagactgaggcagaatctTAGTCATCTTTGTATTCCTGTCAAAGCCCCACACTGGGCTCATTAAATATTGGTAAGATTAGGGGATGACCAAAATTCCAGAGGCCTCCCATCACAGAAGAGTTCAGAGGAACACTTGTGAAAAACCCCATGGCAGTACGAACTGTCCAAGAATCTGAGAATGAAATGGGTTATTATTGACTCAACAAATATTCTGTCATGCCCTGGACTGGGAAAGGGGACATATGAACAAGAAAGGCAGGGTGCTGTCCCTCCTGGAGCTCACACACTTTAGCTTATGTGTTAGGGAGGTAGGCATTAAGTAACTAATCATATGAttaattgttatttaatttaaaatttcttgggctgggcacggtggctcacacctgtaatcccagcactttgggaggctgaggcgggcggatcatttgaggtcaggggtttaagaccagcctggccaacatggtgagaccctgtctctactaaaaatacaaaaattagcggggcgtggtggcgcgcttctgtaatctcagctactcaggaggctgaggcaggagaattgcttgagcctgggagacagaggttgcagtgagccaagatcatgccactgcactctagcctgggcgacagagcgagactctgtctcaaaaaaacaaacaaacagctgggcacggaggctcatgcctataatcccagcactttgggaggctgatgcgggcagatcacctgaggtcgggagttcgagaccagcctggccaacatggtgaaacccatctctactaaaaatacaaaattagccaggcatggtggtgcatgccagcaatcctagctacttgggaggctgaggcaggagaatcgcttgaacctgggagacagaggttgcagtgagccgagatcatgccattgcactccagcgtgggcaaaatgagcaaacctccatctcaaaaacaaacaaacaaacaaacaaacaaaaaacaacttaaaatttcCCAAGAAGGATGAAAAGGTGGTCGAGTGCTATGAAAACACAGACTGGGGATTTAGCCTGTTGGGGGTCTAGAGACATGGTCAGAAGTTCATCTGAGGTGAACGCTTAACAGTGAGTACTATAGTAGTGAAAAGGGCTTCCTGAGAAGACTCTGGAATTAAAAATCAGTCTTCCAAGGGCTGGGGGAGCAGCAGTTTCTGTTAAGCAAGAAACAACGAATGCCAATGTAATCTATTTCACTCCCTGGTCATTTGCTCAGGTAGGATGAATTGAGGCCGTATCATGAGGTGTCCACAAGGCTGGGGCAGAGCCAGCTTTCTGGGGCTGGTCTGCAGCTTCTGCTAGAGATAGGGCAGGTTGGGGACACTGCTGCCTCCTAGGCTTGGCCTGTTTGGTACCATCAGATCTCCATTCTCTTTTACATGTACAGATGAAAGGGAACCTGAGTTCTGCCCAGGCCATCAGAAATAAATTTTTCCTGAAGATACTGCAGCACGGCAGAAAAAGCATGGAATCTGGAGTCAAATGAATTCAAATCCTCAGCTGTGTTTTCTTAGCAAGTCATGTAACCAGAATatactttagtttcctcatctataaatgtaGAGTATTATACCTACTTCACTAGGAcatcattaggaaaataaaaatatatacaaagcccCTAAGTTTAGGTGAGGTGAAGTAGATACCCTCAAACATGTTGGTCAAATTTCATGTTTTCCAAGGAAATGATAAGAGTTACCATGAGCTTGTCAGGGTTACAAAGTCAAAAAACTCAGGGAGTTACAAAATTGAGTGATGGTGTTTGGGGGTGAGGGAGCTGGTTGTCACTGATGTCACCTTTGCTTCCTCTGGGACGTGAATGAATTATAAACTTATATACTCTGTGGCTTAGGTTGGGAGGACATTGTACAGAACTAGGTCTGGGATGGGGAAAGTTCTGGGGAAAGGGCTAGGGGTGGGCCTGTGGGGCCTCAGGTGGGTATGAGACAGGCACTGAGCCCATGGGGGCTGAGAGAAGGGCCAACGGCAGGAAGACAGGGGAACCTGATTTGACTGCTGAGCTGGGAGTTTCTATACTACTGTTTGATCAGGGTTCTTCAATTAGCTGAGCTCATGTGGAATGCTGGACAGACGGCTCACACACTGCCCAACAGCTGTTGGGGTTTGAGGTTAATGTTCAGACAGTATTGCTGGAATGCAAATCTCTGCCTTTCTCATGGCTTTGGGCTCCCAACAAGTGACTTGGACAGCCCTAGAAAGGAGTAGGGCAGTAAGCTTGCCTTTGCTGAGATACCTCCCAGCAGCTCGGGGTGTCACCAACATGGCCTCGTGGTATCAGCCAGTCACAGGGCACTTCCACATAAGAGGATTACCTCCCTGACTGCCCTGCCATCCACGGTGCCCAAACTGCAGGTAGGTAGGCTTATGGGGCCTGCTGTGTAAATAAGCAGCCCCAGATAGGAACTTTTCAAAGTTCTCGGGACACCCCCAAATCTCCCAAAGatgcaaataaatttctgtctcaatgatAAGGCATTTCAAATGcacataattaaattttaaaatgcatgctCTTTCATTGAGAAATTCTATTGGTAGTCATGTGTTCAACAGACACAGTCACGTGTGTACAAAGGAATATGTACATGGAGGCCCTCTGAAGAAATGGTACATGTGCTATTTTAGACTGGAAATAAGGAAATGTAGGGAGTACAGGCCCGAGATAAGGGGAAGACTtcctttccttttgaaaaatatcatGTTTTCGCTAATTATTTTTgacctgaaaaaagaaaaaaataccatgttTGTATcaatttttcagttaaaaaaatcttttaaaatattaatattttccagACTCTTGCTCATCAGGCCAATTGCATACCTGTAGGGAACAGTGAGGCCCTTCCTCTAGAGATGAGCAGCATGTTTAATTAATCTATTATCTTCTGTATTCCTTTGTGTCTATCCCTGGGGAACTCTCTGGAAATGATCAGGCTTGCTAGTGCCTGTGTTTACCTAACTGAGTCAGAGCTttgttgaagaagaaataaagcccAGAACTCCAGCAGCTAAGAGTTTTATCTCCTAACAACTGTCTGCCCCAAGCTGGCCTGGGGAGCGGCCCTCACCTGGGATTCTGTGCGTTGCAGTGGTAGATATACTCTGATATGGTATCATCTTCAAAGAAGTCTGCAAACTTGCGTTTGAAGTCCGGCCGGAATCGCTGCACCAGACCAGGCCCTGGGAGGGGATAGAAAAACACAGACAGGCCAATttgggaggtggggcagggaagACTCCTGCCTGTGTATGTTTTGAGAACTTTAACTAAACCTTATTTCTCTTAAGGGTTTGTttgctttattcatttaacaCTACAGCGGCAGAAAGAGTGCAGGAATCTACTGGGAAGGTCCAGGTGACTTCAAATCACAAAGTCAGCTCATTACCAAAGAATTTAGAGACAGTCTAACAACACCGAGGAGCCAGGTTATTTTCAGCTCAATGAAGCCCCGAGATCTTTCCCTGCAAGAATCACAAGCCCTCCCCATCAGAATCCATGGCTGAGATGCTCTTCTCTTACAGCCTGAGCTATGTTCTCCTTCTCCCAGACACCCTTATGCCTTTTAATCTTCTGATGGTAGCGGATGGAACTAGACCACCTCCCCACAGCGCTCTCATTTTCAGGCCTGTGTTAGAATATGTGGAGAGGTGAACTAAGCACAATCGTGTCTCAGACTCAGGGCACTGTTTTACAACAATCTGTTCGTTTCACCTCattatggtatatatacatgcaaCGACAGACTATAAAAATGAGGTCTACTGATCAACTTCTGAtccctcatctctctctttctttctggtcTTCTCTCTGTTTATGAGAAGCAAGAGGGAGGTAAGAAGGGGCTGGGTTGGGGGTGCCATGAAGATCTGCATGGGCCTGGCCCTCCCTCCTGCATAGTCCTTCATGGCTGCTGGCCAACTTCCCCAACCATGATAGCTCTGATGCTCCTGCATGAGCCTGGCCAGAGGTGAGAAGAGGGGAGAGTAGCTCGAGCAGACCTTCTTTTTGGCAAAGGACTATAGACTCTGTTGGAGACCACGGTGCTGGGAGCCTCTGCCCACTTACTGTCCTTTGGCACCCGTGTCTTGGTATCCTTCCTCTCTCTCAGAACTCCTAAACTCCTATCTTCTAATCAAATGCTGTTTTTCTTTATCTGGAATCATTCTGTTTTTCTCGAAGGACCTAGAGAGATAACTCTTACTTAGCCATCAGCAATTAACTCATAATAATGGGCTATTGAATATTACTCTGTAAGCACAACCATCAGTACAAGACAGGCATCACCAGTCTTTTCCATTGGAAAAGATTGCACTTTTCTGCTTTGCACTTCATCAGAGTAAAAAGCTCCCCAGCGGAGAAGGGTGCTGGCAGTGTGAGGTCAGAAGGCTGGAGATATTGATACTATTCATTATGGCTAGCTCCCCATGGTCCTCcacctccttttctcccttttacCCACAGAATTTGCTGACAGCTACCAAGTGCTAGGCGACACAGAGCAGGTGAAGATGTGGTGCTTGCCTGCACAAGTGCATGGTTCAGAGGGGCTTGCCTGCCACTGTGGGTTATGTTGGAGGCTTTGGTTCTGACCTCTCCCTGCTGCAGGTGTTGGGTGAACCACAGGGATGGGATCCAGTGGTTACTGGGCATGAATCACCAGCAGGTTTTCATAAAATTTCACACacattgggtgtggtggctcatgcctgtaatcccagcactttgggaggctgatgcggatGGATCACtagaggctaggagttcaagaccagcctagccaacatggtgaaaccccgtctctactgaaaatacaaaaattagccaggtgtggtggggtacacctgcagtcccagctactcaggaggctcaggcaggggaatggcttgaacccgggaggcggaggttgcagtgagctgagatcacaccactgcacagcagcctgggagacagagtgagactctggtaGCTATTCTGCTCCACCTGTTCCTGGCATAGGAAAAGCTTTTCCCATGCCgatgaagagaaaaaatacaaaaaacaaaaaacaggccaggtgcagtggctcacgcctgtaatcccagcacttcgggaggccgaggcaggcagatcacgaggtcagatcgagaccagcctggttaacacgatgaaaccccgtctctactaaaaacacaaaaaaattagctgggcatggtggcaggtgcctgtagtcccagttacttgggaggctgaggcaggagaatggcatgaacctgggaggcggagcttgcagtgagccgagatcgcaccactgcactccagcctgggcgacagagcaagactttgtctcaaaaaaaccaaaacaaaacaaaaaaacgaaaaaccTTCTCAAACCTTGAACAAAGTGATCTGGTTCAGATTAACAGCTTTAAATAACAAGGCTAGGCCAATTTCCACTTTTTAGGAATAAGTGGGAAAGACACTGTGGGCCTTCTAGAACGTTATAGCCTTCCTTTAAGGAGATACTACAGGCTACTCACCCCAGGGCCCAGCTACTCGAAGAACAGCCAGTGGATTGGAACGTCCTAGGACAGATGCCACggctttgacccaggctgggGGTGCACGGATCTCACTGGGGTTAGTTGGTCGGAGGGGAAAGCCCCATGGGTCCACCAGGATGAGGTGTTTAACTCTATGTTAAAGGCGGAAAGAGGAGAAGACACATTATATTCTCTGGTAGTTGCCATAGCCCCTTAAATCGCCTGGGAATGAGAGAAGTTTGGAAATGAATACTGGAAAGTTCCCAGTAAGGCCAGGAATTAGGTCACGAGGGATGGAGCCATCTCCTTATTACCTATCAGGGTACTTGATTGAGTAAGAAGTGGCCAGGAATCCTCCCAAACTGTGCCCCAGGAGGATCATGCTGGGGATCCCCATGGTCTCCCGCCATGTCTCTATCGATGTCACAAACTCATCCTCAGCCCCCTCCGGGTCCCTTGGGAATGCTGGCCTTGAGCTTCGCCCGAAGCCAAGCAGATCGAAGGTGTGCAGTGTGCGGCGGGCACTCAGTGAGTCCATGTTGAGGATCCAGAGACCCACGCCGCCCCCAAAACCA harbors:
- the ABHD4 gene encoding (Lyso)-N-acylphosphatidylethanolamine lipase; translated protein: MADDLEQQSQGWLSSWLPTWRPTSMSQLKNVEARILQCLQNKFLARYVSLPNQNKIWTVTVSPEQNDRTPLVMVHGFGGGVGLWILNMDSLSARRTLHTFDLLGFGRSSRPAFPRDPEGAEDEFVTSIETWRETMGIPSMILLGHSLGGFLATSYSIKYPDRVKHLILVDPWGFPLRPTNPSEIRAPPAWVKAVASVLGRSNPLAVLRVAGPWGPGLVQRFRPDFKRKFADFFEDDTISEYIYHCNAQNPSGETAFKAMMESFGWARRPMLERIHLIRKDVPITMIYGSDTWIDTSTGKKVKMQRPDSYVRDMEIKGASHHVYADQPHIFNAVVEEICDSVD